The Rhizobium etli 8C-3 genome has a segment encoding these proteins:
- a CDS encoding malonyl-CoA decarboxylase, with amino-acid sequence MPGTSFFSDMLQNITDRGRKLLFADSRKPTDATKVDFETLCEMLMSSRGEASGMAIAAEILDRWSKLDADGVRQFLQMLYDKFGPDTAKLDQAIKNYLAEKNSATITALHEAAEPRRQELLRRLNQAPNGTAKLVQMRQQLLALTAQADEYRAIDADFVHLFGSWFNRGFLTLRPIDWSTPAHILEKIIKYEAVHEIASWEELRRRLAPADRRCFAFFHPRLADEPLVFVEVALTRSVPNTIADVLDEGREQINADEATTAVFYSISNCQDGLRGISFGNFLIKQVVEDLRRDLPGLKNFVTLSPVPGFARWLANQRASTASPLPSDADQKALARLDDPKWADDKAKAAEVERVLLPLAARYFLIERTPQGRLLDPVARFHLGNGARLERLNFLGDRSARAMAQAHGLMVNYLYKLDDIVANHEALAQRGEVAASPAVKNLLDRSGDATKVVRLRGLSREP; translated from the coding sequence ATGCCTGGAACCTCATTTTTCAGCGACATGCTGCAAAACATCACCGATCGCGGCCGCAAGCTTTTGTTTGCGGATTCACGCAAGCCAACAGATGCAACAAAAGTCGATTTCGAAACGCTCTGCGAAATGCTGATGTCGAGCCGGGGCGAGGCGTCCGGTATGGCCATTGCTGCCGAGATCCTCGATCGGTGGAGCAAGCTCGATGCCGACGGCGTGCGGCAGTTTCTGCAGATGCTCTATGACAAGTTCGGGCCAGACACGGCCAAACTCGATCAGGCGATCAAAAACTATCTTGCGGAAAAGAACTCCGCGACGATCACGGCGCTCCATGAGGCAGCTGAACCGCGGCGCCAGGAACTCCTGCGTCGGTTGAACCAAGCGCCCAATGGTACGGCCAAGCTGGTCCAGATGCGTCAGCAACTTCTCGCTTTAACCGCGCAAGCGGACGAATATCGCGCCATCGACGCTGATTTCGTCCACCTGTTCGGCTCCTGGTTCAATCGCGGCTTTCTCACTCTTCGACCCATCGACTGGTCGACGCCGGCGCACATTCTCGAAAAGATCATCAAGTACGAAGCCGTGCACGAAATCGCCAGTTGGGAGGAGTTGCGCCGCCGACTGGCGCCAGCCGACCGTCGCTGCTTTGCCTTTTTCCATCCTCGCCTCGCCGACGAGCCGCTTGTCTTCGTCGAGGTTGCACTCACGCGGTCGGTACCAAACACCATCGCGGACGTGCTCGACGAAGGCAGAGAGCAGATCAACGCCGACGAGGCGACGACGGCTGTCTTTTATTCGATCTCCAATTGCCAGGACGGCCTGCGCGGAATTTCCTTCGGCAATTTTCTGATCAAGCAGGTCGTCGAGGACTTGCGGCGAGACCTGCCCGGATTGAAGAATTTTGTGACGCTGTCGCCCGTGCCAGGCTTTGCCCGCTGGCTTGCCAATCAGCGTGCCTCGACCGCCAGCCCCTTGCCGTCGGATGCCGATCAAAAGGCACTTGCGCGACTTGACGACCCGAAATGGGCAGACGACAAGGCCAAGGCGGCCGAGGTGGAGCGCGTATTGCTGCCTCTTGCGGCACGCTATTTTTTGATCGAACGCACGCCGCAGGGTCGCCTGCTTGATCCCGTCGCCCGTTTCCATCTCGGCAACGGAGCGCGATTGGAAAGATTGAATTTTCTCGGCGACCGCTCGGCCCGGGCAATGGCTCAGGCGCACGGCCTGATGGTCAACTATCTCTACAAGCTCGACGACATCGTAGCCAACCACGAGGCCCTGGCGCAGCGTGGCGAAGTTGCAGCCTCACCGGCTGTCAAAAATCTCCTCGACCGCAGCGGGGACGCCACAAAAGTCGTCAGGCTTCGCGGACTTTCACGCGAACCGTAA
- a CDS encoding LysE family translocator: MSSELHHLLIVYTAYVIAAGSPGPSNMRIMGVAMHNGRRAALILAAGVVSGSIFWGAMAATGVSAVLTRYAEALIVLKIFGGLYLLYLAFKAGKAALASGDQTVSHKGANGAAVSGTELYRRGLLMHLSNPKSILAWIALVTLGLGPNSSWHTLAAILGGCAVLSVTIFCGYAVIFSTAPMVRLYRLARRWIEGVLALFFGVAGLRLLLART, from the coding sequence TTGTCTTCCGAACTCCACCATCTCCTGATTGTCTACACCGCCTATGTAATAGCCGCCGGAAGCCCGGGCCCCAGCAATATGCGCATCATGGGGGTGGCGATGCATAACGGCCGGCGTGCAGCCCTCATACTTGCTGCCGGCGTGGTCAGCGGCTCGATCTTCTGGGGTGCGATGGCTGCAACAGGTGTGTCAGCAGTCCTGACCCGCTATGCGGAAGCGCTGATTGTACTCAAAATCTTCGGCGGTCTTTATCTTCTTTATCTTGCCTTCAAGGCAGGCAAAGCCGCGCTTGCCTCGGGCGATCAGACTGTGTCGCACAAGGGGGCGAATGGCGCCGCAGTGTCGGGAACCGAGCTCTACCGGCGCGGCTTACTCATGCATCTGAGCAATCCGAAATCGATCCTTGCGTGGATCGCCTTGGTAACGCTGGGTCTCGGCCCGAATTCGTCATGGCACACCCTTGCAGCGATCCTTGGCGGTTGCGCGGTGTTGAGCGTGACCATCTTTTGCGGCTATGCGGTCATCTTCTCGACCGCACCCATGGTGCGCTTGTACCGCCTGGCGAGGCGCTGGATCGAAGGAGTACTGGCCCTGTTTTTCGGCGTTGCCGGTCTCCGGCTGCTACTGGCGCGCACGTAA
- a CDS encoding malonate--CoA ligase, whose protein sequence is MSNHLFDAIRAAAPGNAPFIRINGGRIWTYDEALDLSGRIASAIDALGIRPGDRVAAQVEKSAEALILYLACLRCGAVYLPLNTAYTLAELDYFIGDAEPRLVVVSPAQRQAVATIAKAHGAIVETLDADGTGSLLDLARDEPVDFVNASCSADDLAAILYTSGTTGRSKGAMLTHGNLRSNATTLRDCWRVTSGDRLIHALPIFHTHGLFVATNVTLLAGASMFLLSKFDADEVVALMPQATMLMGVPTFYVRLLQSRRLDKQAVANMRLFVSGSAPLLAETHVEFEKRTGHAILERYGMTETNMNTSNPYDGARIAGTVGFPLPGVTVRVTDPATGAGLPPDETGMIEIKGPNVFKGYWRMPEKTAAEFTSDGFFISGDLGKIDKDGYVHIVGRSKDLVISGGYNIYPKEVEGEIDQLDGVAESAVIGVPHPDFGEGVTAIVVRKTDSALDEGAILHALHDRLARYKQPKRIIFAEDLPRNAMGKVQKNVLRKKYADLYAKT, encoded by the coding sequence ATGAGCAACCATCTTTTCGACGCCATACGGGCCGCCGCACCCGGCAATGCGCCATTCATCCGCATCAATGGCGGACGGATTTGGACCTACGATGAGGCGCTCGATCTTTCAGGACGCATCGCCAGTGCGATCGACGCCCTCGGTATTCGTCCCGGCGATCGGGTTGCCGCGCAGGTGGAAAAGAGTGCCGAAGCCCTAATCCTCTACCTGGCCTGCCTTCGCTGTGGCGCCGTCTATCTGCCCCTGAATACAGCTTACACGCTCGCCGAACTCGACTACTTTATTGGTGATGCCGAGCCGCGCCTGGTTGTGGTCTCGCCGGCTCAGCGTCAGGCGGTGGCAACAATTGCAAAGGCTCATGGCGCAATCGTCGAAACGCTTGACGCCGACGGTACGGGCTCGTTGCTCGATCTTGCAAGGGACGAACCAGTCGATTTCGTGAATGCGTCATGTTCAGCAGATGATCTGGCAGCGATCCTTTACACCTCAGGAACCACGGGTCGCTCCAAGGGGGCGATGCTCACGCATGGAAATCTCCGTTCAAACGCCACGACCTTGCGCGATTGCTGGCGCGTGACTTCCGGCGACCGTCTGATCCACGCACTACCCATCTTCCACACGCACGGGCTGTTCGTTGCCACCAACGTCACGTTGCTTGCCGGTGCCTCGATGTTCCTGCTGTCGAAATTCGATGCAGACGAGGTCGTGGCGCTGATGCCGCAGGCTACCATGTTGATGGGTGTCCCGACCTTTTACGTGCGCCTCCTGCAGAGCCGTCGCCTCGACAAGCAGGCGGTCGCGAATATGCGCCTCTTCGTTTCTGGCTCGGCGCCGCTGCTTGCCGAAACGCATGTCGAGTTCGAAAAACGCACCGGTCATGCCATCCTTGAGCGCTACGGGATGACAGAAACCAACATGAATACGTCCAATCCCTATGACGGAGCGCGGATCGCCGGTACAGTCGGCTTTCCCCTTCCCGGAGTGACGGTGCGCGTTACAGATCCTGCCACCGGCGCCGGGCTGCCACCCGATGAAACCGGGATGATCGAAATCAAGGGGCCGAACGTCTTCAAGGGCTATTGGCGAATGCCGGAAAAGACGGCAGCCGAATTCACTTCCGACGGGTTCTTCATCAGCGGCGACCTCGGCAAGATCGACAAGGACGGCTATGTCCATATTGTCGGTCGTAGCAAGGACCTGGTGATTTCCGGCGGATACAACATCTACCCCAAGGAGGTCGAAGGCGAGATCGATCAACTCGATGGCGTCGCCGAAAGCGCCGTCATCGGAGTTCCACATCCTGACTTCGGAGAGGGCGTCACGGCCATCGTGGTGCGCAAAACCGATTCGGCGCTTGACGAAGGCGCCATTCTTCATGCGCTCCACGACCGGCTCGCTCGTTACAAGCAGCCCAAGCGCATTATCTTCGCCGAGGACTTGCCGCGCAATGCCATGGGCAAGGTCCAGAAGAACGTCCTTCGGAAGAAATACGCCGACCTTTACGCAAAAACCTGA
- a CDS encoding GntR family transcriptional regulator, which translates to MSENVGRWLRDEIENAILSNEFAPGERLDEMVLATRFGVSRTPVREALMQLNAIGLIEIRPRRGAVVIDPAPHRIFEMFEVMAELEGLAGSLAARRLDDESRAAITAAHRRCELSAGAGDSDAYYYDNEEFHKAIYAASRSEFLEEQCLQLHRRLRPYRRLQLRVRNRLSTSFCEHCAIVDAIFAGNGQEARRLLRVHVGIQGERFSDLVASMTTR; encoded by the coding sequence ATGTCTGAAAATGTTGGAAGATGGCTGCGAGACGAGATTGAAAATGCTATTCTTTCCAATGAGTTCGCGCCAGGCGAACGGCTCGATGAAATGGTGCTCGCCACCCGCTTCGGTGTATCGCGCACACCCGTCCGTGAAGCGCTGATGCAGCTCAATGCGATTGGACTTATCGAGATTCGCCCGCGCCGCGGGGCGGTCGTCATCGATCCGGCGCCGCACAGGATTTTCGAGATGTTCGAGGTCATGGCGGAGCTCGAAGGTCTTGCTGGATCGCTCGCCGCCCGCCGGCTGGACGACGAATCCCGTGCGGCAATCACGGCCGCCCACAGGCGCTGTGAGCTATCGGCCGGGGCCGGCGACAGCGACGCCTATTATTACGACAACGAGGAATTCCATAAGGCCATCTACGCAGCAAGCCGCAGCGAATTCCTCGAGGAGCAGTGCCTGCAACTGCATCGGCGTCTGCGCCCCTATCGGCGGCTTCAGCTACGCGTGCGAAACCGCTTGTCGACGTCCTTTTGCGAACATTGCGCCATTGTCGATGCAATTTTCGCCGGAAACGGCCAGGAGGCTCGCCGCCTATTGCGGGTACATGTCGGAATACAAGGCGAGAGGTTCAGCGATCTGGTCGCGAGCATGACGACACGATGA
- a CDS encoding SLC13 family permease, translated as MSIEILSILLLIGMFVVATIQPINMGALAFACTFVLGTLMIGMKATDIFAGFPSDLFLTLVAVTYLFAIAQINGTIDWLVECAVRLVRGHVAWIPWVMFMVAAIITGFGALGPAAVAILAPVALSFAVQYRIHPVMMGLMVIHGAQAGGFSPISVYGGITNQIVAKAGLPLAPTSLFLSSFFFNLAIAVLVFFVFGGARVMKQQSVLSGPLPELHPEGVSASIRGHGGTPAKPLREHAYGTAADTAATFRLTSERISTLIGLTALGIGALVFKFNVGLVAMTVAVALALLSPKTQKAAIDKVSWSTVLLIAGIITYVGVMEKAGTVDYVAHGISSLGMPLLVALLLCFTGAIVSAFASSTALLGAIIPLAVPFLLQGHISAVGVVAAIAISTTIVDTSPFSTNGALVVANAPDDKREKVLRQLLIYSALIAIIGPLVAWLVFVVPGLV; from the coding sequence ATGAGCATCGAAATACTATCCATACTCTTGCTGATCGGCATGTTTGTCGTCGCAACGATCCAGCCAATCAACATGGGCGCACTTGCCTTTGCCTGCACGTTCGTACTCGGAACGCTCATGATCGGGATGAAAGCTACCGATATCTTCGCAGGCTTTCCAAGCGATCTGTTCCTGACCCTGGTCGCCGTCACCTACCTTTTTGCGATTGCGCAAATCAACGGCACCATCGACTGGCTTGTCGAATGTGCCGTCCGTCTGGTGCGAGGACATGTCGCATGGATTCCCTGGGTGATGTTCATGGTCGCAGCGATCATCACCGGCTTTGGAGCACTGGGGCCGGCAGCCGTGGCCATCCTTGCGCCGGTGGCGCTGAGCTTTGCCGTGCAATACAGGATCCACCCTGTGATGATGGGCCTGATGGTCATCCATGGCGCACAGGCCGGCGGCTTTTCGCCGATCAGTGTCTATGGCGGAATTACCAACCAGATCGTCGCAAAAGCGGGCCTGCCCTTGGCTCCGACGTCGCTGTTCCTCTCCAGCTTCTTCTTCAATCTGGCGATTGCCGTACTGGTGTTCTTCGTTTTTGGCGGTGCGCGAGTGATGAAGCAGCAATCGGTATTGTCCGGCCCCTTGCCCGAACTGCACCCTGAAGGCGTATCGGCATCGATCCGGGGCCATGGGGGTACGCCCGCAAAGCCGCTCAGAGAGCATGCCTATGGCACGGCCGCCGACACAGCTGCAACATTCCGCCTCACCAGCGAACGGATATCCACCCTGATCGGCTTGACGGCTCTTGGCATCGGTGCCCTGGTCTTCAAGTTCAACGTGGGTTTGGTCGCCATGACTGTCGCTGTCGCTCTGGCACTGCTGTCACCAAAAACTCAAAAGGCGGCAATCGACAAGGTGAGCTGGTCGACCGTGCTGCTGATTGCCGGCATCATTACCTATGTCGGCGTCATGGAAAAGGCCGGGACGGTCGACTATGTCGCGCACGGCATTTCAAGTCTGGGCATGCCGCTCTTGGTTGCGCTGCTGCTATGCTTCACAGGCGCCATCGTCTCGGCCTTTGCATCCTCGACAGCGCTCCTTGGTGCCATCATTCCCTTGGCGGTGCCATTCCTGCTGCAAGGTCATATCAGCGCCGTCGGCGTAGTAGCGGCAATCGCGATCTCGACAACGATCGTTGATACCAGCCCGTTTTCCACCAATGGCGCACTCGTCGTTGCCAACGCCCCGGATGACAAACGCGAGAAGGTGCTGCGTCAACTGCTGATTTACAGCGCCCTGATCGCGATCATCGGGCCTCTGGTTGCTTGGTTGGTCTTCGTCGTGCCTGGACTCGTCTGA
- a CDS encoding LysR family transcriptional regulator ArgP, which yields MIDYSALRAVSAVVQTGSFEKAAGILNVTPSAVSQRVKQLEERLGIVLVARGTPCTATEKGEWLCRHMENVGMLEADLFKHLPALVDPAKPEPRVTLHIATNADSLGTWFLTAMSSFARRSAYLFNIAIDDEDHTAEWLRRGQVVAAVTSLEKPVQGCRRMFLGALRYHATASPDFAARHFSKGVTAGAIGNAPALTFNQKDRLQSRWIRQVLAEDLSPPTHWLPSTQAFVEASLSGMGWGMNPAHLVREHLESGRLVELIAETPLDVPLYWQMNRHAADRLVDLTREVTTVAKHHLLG from the coding sequence ATGATCGATTACTCCGCTCTCCGCGCCGTTTCGGCGGTCGTTCAAACAGGCAGCTTCGAAAAGGCCGCAGGCATTCTCAACGTGACGCCCTCGGCCGTCTCGCAGCGGGTGAAACAGCTTGAGGAACGTCTTGGCATCGTCTTGGTCGCGCGCGGCACTCCCTGCACTGCAACGGAGAAGGGAGAATGGCTCTGCCGGCACATGGAGAATGTCGGAATGCTCGAAGCCGACCTGTTCAAGCATCTGCCCGCCCTCGTGGATCCGGCAAAACCCGAGCCGAGGGTGACGCTGCACATTGCGACGAATGCCGACAGTCTTGGAACATGGTTCCTGACCGCCATGTCAAGTTTCGCCAGACGCTCTGCGTATCTCTTCAATATTGCGATCGATGACGAGGATCATACCGCCGAATGGCTACGGCGTGGGCAGGTAGTCGCTGCCGTCACCAGCCTGGAGAAGCCGGTTCAGGGCTGCCGACGAATGTTTCTCGGCGCGCTCCGCTATCATGCAACGGCGAGCCCCGATTTCGCCGCCCGGCATTTTTCAAAGGGCGTAACGGCAGGGGCCATCGGCAATGCGCCCGCGTTGACCTTCAATCAAAAGGACCGGCTCCAGAGCCGTTGGATACGTCAGGTGCTCGCAGAAGACCTCAGCCCTCCGACCCATTGGCTGCCTTCGACGCAGGCGTTCGTCGAGGCCAGCCTTTCCGGCATGGGATGGGGCATGAATCCGGCCCACCTCGTGCGCGAGCACTTGGAGTCCGGGCGTCTCGTAGAACTGATTGCAGAAACGCCACTGGACGTTCCTCTATACTGGCAAATGAACCGTCATGCAGCAGATCGGCTGGTCGACTTGACGCGAGAAGTCACGACCGTAGCCAAGCATCATCTGCTGGGCTGA
- a CDS encoding LysR family transcriptional regulator — MDRSRLPLNALRAFEASARHLSFTRAAIELCVTQAAVSHQVKRLEEMLKVSLFRRLPRGLLITEEGLSLLPVVRDVFDRIGSALDRFEGGQAREVLTVGAVGTFAVGWLLPRLTDFASHASFVDLRLSTNNNRVDIAAEGLDFAIRFGSGAWHGLDASELFVARLSVLCNPDIAAQLSSPDEVMRHTLLMSYRSDEWPKWFAAAGVQNPPSPLRGMVFDSSLSMMEAAIQGAGVALAPPLMFDRQLAAGTIVQPFPYLISTGSYWLTRLQSKEPTPAMDAFRAWILAQSQSQVARA, encoded by the coding sequence ATGGATCGATCTCGATTGCCGCTCAACGCGCTTCGCGCTTTCGAGGCGTCGGCCAGACACCTCAGTTTCACCCGAGCAGCAATTGAACTCTGCGTCACGCAGGCAGCTGTCAGTCATCAGGTAAAGCGTCTCGAAGAGATGTTGAAAGTATCACTTTTCCGCCGGCTTCCGCGCGGCTTGCTCATTACCGAGGAAGGTTTGTCACTGCTTCCGGTCGTGCGGGATGTCTTCGACCGTATCGGAAGCGCGCTTGACCGCTTCGAAGGCGGCCAGGCCCGAGAGGTCCTGACGGTTGGGGCGGTTGGAACCTTTGCAGTCGGCTGGCTGCTGCCACGCCTCACCGACTTTGCCAGCCACGCATCTTTCGTCGATCTTCGGCTCTCGACCAATAACAATCGTGTCGACATTGCGGCAGAAGGACTTGATTTTGCAATCCGCTTCGGATCCGGCGCATGGCATGGTCTGGACGCAAGCGAGCTTTTCGTGGCTCGCCTATCGGTTTTGTGCAATCCGGATATCGCAGCCCAGCTATCATCGCCGGACGAAGTGATGCGGCACACACTGTTGATGTCCTATCGCAGTGATGAATGGCCGAAATGGTTTGCAGCCGCCGGGGTTCAAAATCCGCCCTCGCCACTAAGAGGAATGGTGTTCGATTCTTCGCTCTCGATGATGGAGGCCGCAATTCAGGGCGCTGGCGTCGCCCTGGCGCCACCGCTTATGTTCGATCGTCAACTGGCAGCTGGCACAATTGTTCAGCCTTTTCCCTATTTGATTTCTACCGGCAGCTACTGGCTCACCAGGCTTCAGAGCAAGGAGCCGACACCTGCCATGGATGCTTTCAGGGCGTGGATACTGGCACAAAGCCAATCGCAAGTCGCTCGGGCTTAG
- a CDS encoding LysE/ArgO family amino acid transporter, whose amino-acid sequence MNFPVFGTGLMMGLSLIVAIGAQNAFVLRQGLRNEHVFAVCLACGLSDALLIILGVTSFRQISALLPWLDPAMRYGGAAFLIWYGAKSLYSAFRSSGALTVQEAALPNFRATLATCLALTWLNPHVYLDTVVLLGTISTRFPGYEVSFAAGAATGSFLFFFSLGYGATWLRPIFSKPASWRILEALITFTMWLIAFNLLREM is encoded by the coding sequence TTGAATTTTCCAGTTTTTGGGACCGGCCTCATGATGGGGCTCAGCCTGATAGTTGCGATTGGTGCGCAGAACGCGTTCGTGCTGCGCCAGGGCCTGCGCAACGAGCATGTATTCGCCGTCTGCCTCGCATGTGGGCTGTCGGACGCCTTGCTCATTATCTTGGGGGTGACCAGTTTCCGGCAGATCAGCGCGTTGCTGCCCTGGCTCGATCCGGCAATGCGCTATGGAGGAGCGGCGTTCTTGATCTGGTATGGCGCAAAAAGCCTTTATTCTGCCTTTCGCTCGTCGGGAGCGCTCACGGTGCAGGAGGCGGCTCTACCGAATTTTCGAGCGACCCTTGCGACTTGTCTTGCTCTTACCTGGCTCAACCCGCACGTCTACCTCGATACGGTCGTGCTGCTTGGCACCATCTCGACCCGGTTTCCTGGATACGAGGTGTCGTTCGCGGCGGGAGCCGCAACCGGCTCGTTTCTGTTCTTCTTTTCGCTGGGCTACGGTGCGACCTGGCTACGGCCGATCTTCTCGAAGCCGGCATCGTGGCGAATTCTGGAAGCGCTCATTACTTTTACGATGTGGCTGATTGCCTTTAACCTGTTGAGGGAAATGTAG
- a CDS encoding dihydrodipicolinate synthase family protein, translated as MKLFAGLSAFSITPTDAFGCVDTAALARLLERISAARVDSIGLLGSTGGYAFLSRHERQRAVEAAMACVGGKIPVIVGVGALRTDEAQAHARDARKAGAHGLLLAPMSYTPLTEEEVFQHILAVADAGELPLCIYNNPSTTRFTFTDDLIVRLASAPNIVAAKMPLPADGDVKAELARLRSSTPDGFAIGYSGDWGAADALLAGCDAWYSVIGGLLPSEAVALTRAAQAGDVCEVKRLDQAFQPLWRLFKEFGSFRVMYAIADILGLCRPAPPRPILPLQPADMPRVKDALDRILI; from the coding sequence ATGAAGCTCTTCGCTGGCCTCTCGGCCTTTTCCATCACGCCCACGGATGCCTTCGGATGTGTCGACACGGCTGCGCTTGCACGCCTCCTCGAACGCATTTCTGCGGCTCGCGTCGACTCGATCGGACTGCTGGGAAGCACCGGCGGTTACGCTTTTCTTTCGAGACACGAGCGGCAGCGTGCCGTTGAGGCGGCAATGGCGTGCGTTGGCGGGAAGATACCTGTCATCGTCGGTGTCGGCGCGTTGAGAACCGACGAGGCTCAGGCGCATGCCCGTGATGCCAGGAAGGCGGGAGCGCATGGTCTTCTGTTGGCACCCATGTCCTATACTCCCCTGACGGAAGAGGAAGTGTTTCAGCATATTTTGGCGGTTGCGGACGCGGGTGAGCTGCCCTTGTGCATATACAACAACCCGAGCACCACGCGCTTCACCTTCACCGACGATCTGATCGTCCGTCTGGCGAGCGCACCGAACATTGTCGCCGCGAAAATGCCGCTTCCCGCCGATGGGGATGTTAAGGCTGAACTTGCGCGTTTGCGAAGCTCCACACCGGACGGTTTCGCAATCGGCTACAGTGGCGATTGGGGCGCAGCTGATGCACTGCTGGCGGGCTGCGACGCCTGGTACAGCGTAATCGGAGGCTTGTTGCCGTCCGAAGCCGTTGCTCTCACGCGTGCAGCCCAAGCAGGAGATGTCTGCGAGGTCAAGCGCCTCGATCAGGCCTTTCAACCCTTATGGAGGCTCTTCAAGGAGTTCGGCAGCTTCCGCGTAATGTATGCGATAGCTGACATCCTTGGCCTTTGCCGCCCCGCGCCTCCACGGCCAATCCTGCCCCTGCAGCCGGCCGACATGCCAAGAGTGAAAGACGCACTCGATCGTATCTTGATCTGA